The following coding sequences are from one Osmia bicornis bicornis chromosome 2, iOsmBic2.1, whole genome shotgun sequence window:
- the LOC114874791 gene encoding LOW QUALITY PROTEIN: E3 ubiquitin-protein ligase Hakai (The sequence of the model RefSeq protein was modified relative to this genomic sequence to represent the inferred CDS: inserted 1 base in 1 codon), which translates to MEEDGGKRMRGRTRGRARGRARGRARGRSKKQVKIIESDEEDTPQQVEETPAEGVGTELEEHEAPPTQQPSLEQQFDLEADISQLEAPTFTTINRGPPEPMLRLRWDHRVNLIGEKVLNPMIHCCDKCLKPILIYGRMIPCKHVFCLSCAKREDKVCPRCMEKVSRVEQTGLGTVFMCTHGGTRYGNAGCRRTYLSQRDLQAHINHRHISAPPQQVQGMQVDPPQYVHKSDIESQLTKVSSVAMQNPRIKSVQSHMVQPIMGNDPRVNSMVNQSPVEHRQHRPQALISMQNYTQNSGPPPPNNAPLRTNLITVPIQDTAITTHDIHTQQSHHYYPPPPPQVNYGGYNVPPPVXQTQQYYPQPQHPAQVSYVPPPPPQQQQYVSSTPTSIRPSPTGYIQDPSYGPPPPQQQAPPPQTQWSQHQQQFYR; encoded by the exons ATGGAGGAAGATGGTGGTAAAAGAATGAGAGGCAGAACTCGTGGTAGAGCTCGTGGAAGAGCTAGAGGCAGGGCAAGAGGTAGATCTAAGAAACAGGTTAAG ATTATTGAAAGTGATGAAGAAGATACTCCTCAACAAGTAGAAGAAACTCCAGCAGAAGGAGTTGGAACTGAATTAGAAGAACATGAAGCTCCACCAACACAGCAACCTTCTTTGGAGCAACAGTTTGATTTGGAGGCTGATATATCACAGTTGGAAGCTCCAACTTTCACAACTATTAACAGAGGACCTCCAGAACCAATGCTTCGTTTAAGATGGGACCATAGAGTTAATCTCATTGGAGAAAAAGTATTGAATCCTATGATACATTGTTGTGACAAATGTTTAAAACCGATTCTCATTTATGGACGCATG ataCCTTGTAAACATGTGTTTTGTTTATCTTGTGCCAAAAGAGAAGATAAAGTTTGTCCTCGTTGTATGGAAAAAGTTTCCAGAGTTGAACAAACTGGCTTAGGTACTGTATTTATGTGTACACATGGGGGAACCAGATATGGAAATGCAGGTTGTAGAAGAACATATCTTAGTCAAAGAGATTTACAG GCTCACATAAATCATCGTCATATATCGGCTCCACCGCAACAAGTTCAAGGAATGCAGGTTGATCCTCCTCAGTATGTGCATAAATCAGATATAGAATCACAGTTAACTAAAGTTTCATCAGTTGCAATGCAGAATCCTCGCATAAAATCGGTCCAATCGCATATGGTTCAACCAATAATGGGAAATGATCCTAGAGTGAATTCGATGGTCAATCAATCCCCGGTCGAACATAGACAACATAGGCCGCAGGCCTTAATATCAATGCAAAATTATACTCAAAACTCTGGACCTCCTCCACCAAATAATGCTCCATTAAGAACAAATCTGATAACTGTGCCCATTCAAGATACAGCTATAACAACACATGACATACATACACAGCAGAGTCATCATTACTATCCTCCTCCACCACCTCAAGTCAATTATGGAGGATACAATGTGCCACCACCAG CTCAAACACAACAATATTATCCACAACCACAACATCCTGCTCAAGTATCTTATGTGCCACCACCTCCACCACAGCAACAACAGTATGTATCTTCAACACCGACTTCAATAAGGCCATCTCCAACAGGATATATACAAGATCCGTCGTATGGTCCACCACCTCCTCAACAACAAGCTCCACCACCACAGACTCAATGGTCacaacatcagcaacaatttTATAGGTAA